The genomic DNA GGTCGAGGCGGGCGGGCGGACGGTGGCCTTCGCAGACCTCCTTGGCCACGAATTCACCGCAAATCCGGGCGAAATGTTCGGACCGGATCGTTACCACCCATCTGTTCAAGGTTATCTACAGGTTGCTTACGCGGTGCTACCTTCTGTAGGCAGTGCGCTGGGACTGTGGCCCGAGCCTCGGCCTCAGCGCAGTGAGTCGATCTACCTCGCGGCGGCCATGGCCGCGGAGGAACCCGGCACCGAGGTCTCCGCGACCCGCGTCGCCGGCCGAGCGACCGGACCCCACGGACGGTGGGTGACGATGTTCCGCCGGAGGCCCGGAGCGCCGTCCGACGCTGCCTGAATACGGTTACCCTCCGCGGCGAAGCCGTTACGCCTCGCCCGCATTGGAGTGTAATGCCCGTCATCCGGACTCACGCGAAACCGGTTCTGGTGCTCGCCGGAGCCCTGGCCCTGGCCGGCTGCTCCGGCACCGAAGCGGCCACGCCGACCTCCCCCACCTGGCACAATCCCGGGGTGAACGCGGTCAGCCGCATCGCCGCCGCCGACGGTGTCGCCATGACGACCTCGGCGAAACCCGACGGCACGCTGGAGACGGTGGCTCTCGACCTCGCCTCGGGCAGGAAGCTGTGGGCCCATCCCGCGACCATGGCGGGCCGCCTGCCGGGCATGGGTATCCCGGCCCCGGCGATCATCGAGACCGGCGGGGGGCAGAGCGTCGCGGTGGCGCTCGACCCCGCCAGGAAAGGCCGGTGGAACGCCACGCTCATCGCCCGCGACGCGAGGACCGGAGCGCAGAAGTGGACCCGCCCGGTGCACTCCACGTTCGGGCCCCAGAAGTGCGGGGCGTTCGTGTGCCTGTCCGAACAGACCGCCCTGGCCACGGCACGGGTCGTCGTGCTCGACCCCACCACCGGCAGGCCGATGTGGAAGCTCCCCGGCATCGCCGAGGTGGAGTGGTCCGACACCTCCCGTGTCGTGTTCCTGCGCCTGGCCAAGCACCCGGTCCTGGAGTCGTACGACCTGAAGACCGGGAAGCCCGGGTGGCGCCTGCCCATCGAGCAGGCCCTCGGCGTCGGGGTGGACATGTCGGGCGGCTGGTCGTTCGGCGCGACCGCCGACAACCTCACCGGCTATGTCGCCCCCTACACCAACCCCAAGACGGAGAAGACGTCCGCCTTCGGCCTCTTCTCCGTCAGGCTCGCCGACGGCAGGGTCAACTGGCTTCGCCCGTCGGTGGTGCGGGTCTACCCCAGCGGCAGTCCGGGCTTCGCCCCGGTGGTCCGCCCGGTCGACCAGCAGGGCCAGTACGGCGGCTTCGCCCGGCTGGACGCCGAGAGCGGCCGGGTCCTCGGCCAGATCCCGGCCACCCAGGTCCCCGACTCGGGCTGGTGGCTCGCCTTCCCGGCCCGGATGGAGAAGGTCGGCTTCCTCAAGCACGACAAGCCCGGCAG from Streptosporangium sp. NBC_01756 includes the following:
- a CDS encoding outer membrane protein assembly factor BamB family protein; this translates as MPVIRTHAKPVLVLAGALALAGCSGTEAATPTSPTWHNPGVNAVSRIAAADGVAMTTSAKPDGTLETVALDLASGRKLWAHPATMAGRLPGMGIPAPAIIETGGGQSVAVALDPARKGRWNATLIARDARTGAQKWTRPVHSTFGPQKCGAFVCLSEQTALATARVVVLDPTTGRPMWKLPGIAEVEWSDTSRVVFLRLAKHPVLESYDLKTGKPGWRLPIEQALGVGVDMSGGWSFGATADNLTGYVAPYTNPKTEKTSAFGLFSVRLADGRVNWLRPSVVRVYPSGSPGFAPVVRPVDQQGQYGGFARLDAESGRVLGQIPATQVPDSGWWLAFPARMEKVGFLKHDKPGSAFDLATGRSTEIKKERGWSFCVTDPKPLALKGQNPGFYPVASLCEYDLAGGRKLTGSTAPPAWFTGSQDGWRTWRDEQGGLHGIKDGTGTAPGMYG